In Eubacteriales bacterium mix99, the DNA window AGGACGGTCTGATAAGAATACATTACCAGTGAAACAGGAAAAACAGTAAGGGGTTGTCCGGGGGGACAATCCCTTTTTATTGTGCATAAATTGTAAGGAATTGTTAAGACTATGAATACTTCATTGAGGAGCGTAAGGAATGATTAGTGGTACTGCCAGAAAGGACAGAAAAACAAAGAATCTGATCCATCGGTTGCATGCAGATGACATTGCGGTGATTCTTCACCGGGATCTAGATGAAGTGGCTGCCACCCATCTTGTGGAACGAAAAGTCAAGGCAGTGATCAACTGTGAGAAATCCATCAGTGGGAAATTTCCCAATCAGGGACCCAAAATTTTAAGTGATGCAGGCATTCCTCTGGTTGATGATATGGGACAACGGATTTTTGACCAAATACAGGATAATGATTGGATTGAGTTGAAGAACCGGACACTTTTTCTGAATGAAAAGCCATTGTGCCCCGCCACAATCCTGATGAAGAAAGAAATCCAGGAAAAAATGGAAGCTGCTTCAGATAATATACAGAATGTTTTACATGATTTTATTGACAATACCCTGCATTATGCGGAAAAAGAAAAAGATATTGTTCTGTCCCCGGTAAATATGCCTTCTGTCAACATCCCCATAAAGGGACACCATGTATTGATCGTCACGAGAGGGAAAAACTATAAGGAAGATCTGAAGGCCATCCGATCGTACATAGATGAAGTGAAGCCTGTTCGGATCGGAGTGGACGGCGGAGCAGATGCCCTGCTGGAATTTGGGTACCAGCCGGATATTATCGTCGGGGATATGGACAGCGTAAGTGATTCTTCCCTGTATCAGTGCAGGGAAATCATTGTTCATGCCTATCCGGACGGTCAGGCGCCCGGCATGGAACGAATACGTAAACTGGGGCTGTCTGCCAGGGTATTTCCTTATCCCGGTACCAGTGAGGACGTTGCCCTGATTCTTGCACACGAGAACAAGGCGGAACTTATTGTTACGGTGGGCAGCCATACCAATATGATCGATTTCCTGGAGAAAGGGAGGAGAGGAATGGCCAGCACCTTTCTGGTGAGAATGAAAGTAGGTTACAATGTGATTGACGCCAAAGGGGTCAGTGAATTGTACAGAAATCAGTTCAAGCCTGCCTATCTGATGGCGTTGTTTCTGGCTGTCATGCTTCCCATCTCCATGGTGGCGAGAATGTCTCCCCTGATGCAGGAGCTTTATCAGCTGATTACGCTGCGCCTGAAAATTCTTGTGGGCTTGTAGGTGAGGATCCATATGAATGCAAAGTACTACGCTTTCCTGATGGTTGGAATATTTCTTGCCATTGGACTGGGAATGATGATTGGAATGACCCTGGAAGACAAAAATATTGTTGAAGATCAGCAGACACAAATGATTCAGCAAATTGAGGATCATTTTACCCGTCTGCGGACGGAAACGGAACAACTGCAGAAAAGTATGAGCTCCATGGAAGAACAAAACAACCAGCTTTATGAACTTTCCAGTACCCTGATGACGGAAATCGTCCGGAACAAGTTGTCCGGAGTACAGGTTGGCGTGATCAGTTTTGCCGGCGAGACGCAAAAGAAAGACATTGGCGAACTGTGTGATTTTTTGCAGCAAACCGGTGCAACGGTTCAGTCCACCATTGTCCGCTTTCCATCCTCGGACTGGGATCGGACCGCCTCTGCAGGGAAATCTCCTGAGGAGGATTCTACCATATCGGCAGTGATTGAAAGCCTGGTCTTCACCATGCGTTTTGGCGGTGTGTCGCCTCTGATTCAGGAGGTTGAGGATTTACAGATGATTTCCCATACCGGTGGATATGATGTTCCGATTGATAAAATTCTGCTGATTGGGCAGGGAAGTTCCGGGGTGGTCTGTGACAGGCTGCTGATCCGGCATGCTTCAAAAGCCGGCATTCCTGTTATCGCTGTGGAGTTGGGGGACCGGAAGGACAGTGGAATTGGTGAATATAAGAAACTTGGGATCTCCTCTGTGGATCATGTTGAAACGATTTATGGAAAACTGGCGATGGCCTCCCTGCTGGCCGGTAACCAGGGAAATTTCGGATATGGAGCGGAATCGCAGATGCAGCTGCCAAATCCTTTGTTTCCGGAAACAGACAAAGGTTCTGTTGCAACAAATGGGGAAAAGGCACAATGAGTAAAAACGGGCAGGATATCGGAGTTGTGATCCCCGCTTTCAACGAAGAACGAACAATCGATAAAACCATAAAAGCTCTGAAACAGGTCGCCTGTATTGACCGGATTCTCGTCGTGGATGACGGATCTTCCGATTCCACAGCCGAATTGGCTTCTGAGAGCGGGGCAGAAGTGCTGAAGCTTCCGCAGAACAGTGGGAAGGGTCATGCCATGAAAATGGGCTATGAGGCTCTGCCGTGCTCTGTATTGATTTTTCTGGATGCTGACCTTGGGGAAACAGCAGCGGAAGCCATCCGGTTAATCGATCCGATCTGCGGGGGAAATGCGGAAGCAACCATTTCCCGTTTTCCTATGACTCCCGGGAAAGGCGGTTTTGGTTTTGTGAAAAGGCTTTCTTCCCGGGGACTGTTCTTTCTTACCGGTCAGACCTCTTCCAGTGTTCTTTCCGGCCAACGGGGGTTTTTACGTAAAATTCTTTCAGAGGAAAGCTTCCGATATTCCGGTTTTGGGATTGAGTTTGGTATGACAGTGGATCTACTTTGGAAGAATAGAAAGATACGGGAGGTGGATGTTGCAATGGAGCATCGGACAACGGGCAGGGACTTCGGAGGATTTTTGCATCGGGCCCGTCAATTTATGGATATTGCAATAGTCATTGTGAGGAAAGCAGTGGAAAAATCCAGCGCCCTGCCAAAGGGTAATGATATATGAGAAGAATCCGATTATGAATCCATCCACAATCCTTCTTTCGATCATCGTATCCGTTGCCTCCTTTTTTCTCTTCCGCAACAGGGTTCTTGCTTTTCTGGATGAAAAGAATCTGTCCGTCCAAAACTATTCCGGCAGAAAAGTGCGGACCGGAGGAGGCCTGCTTCTTCTATTTCCGGTCTTGCTTGCTGCCGTTCCGTCATTGTTTGTCACAAGACAGGCAGACGTTGTTTTTTATATCCTGATGATTCTCTGCCTGGCATTTTGCGGACTTCTGGATGATGTTCTGGGGGATTCCACATCCAGGGGCCTGTCCGGACATATTGGAAAATTTTTAAAAGGCGGATTGTCCACCGGATGGATCAAGGCTTTTACCGGAGGGCTGATCGGAATACTTCTGGCATGGTACCGGTATCGAAATTTTCCTCTCTTTCTTTTGGATTCCCTGAGTTTTGCATTATGTGTCAATCTGGTCAATCTTTTTGATCTGCGTCCCGGCAGGGCCATCAAGGGACTTCTGTTTGCCCTGGTACCCGTCATGCTCTTTGCCGGCTTCCGGGAAGTGTGGTCTGTCCTGCCTGTCCTTGTCCTTCTGATGTTCTATCTGGAGGGGGAAATGGAGGAGGCCTACATGCTGGGGGATACAGGCGCCAACCTTCTGGGCGGTATTCTTGGATTTTACGAAGTAATCGGGCTGCCCGTAAAGGGTAAAATCATTCTTACAATTTTTCTGGTTGCCCTTCATGTCCTGGCTGAATTTCAGTCGTTCTCCAAATGGATTGATGCGGTGCCGATCCTCAGGGCAATCGACAGGCTGGGCCGGAAAAAGGGAAGCGAAAGATAGGTGGGAAGCATGCTGGAAATGCAAATGGGAAGAGCCATACAGATTCTTTCCAGGCGGAATGGAATAACGGAAGTACTGCTGGAAACAGATCATCCAGTCCGGAAAGCGATCAATTACGATCGGATGACCGGAAAGGTTTCCGTCGGGGATATGCTTTATCTCAATACGACGGCAGCTTCCCTGGGACTGGGCACCGGGGGCTTCCATTTTGTCATGCTGAATGCCTCGCATGAAAAACTCTCCATGACGTCGGGAGGACATGGAATGAAATTACGATACACCCCGTTTCAGGTCAAGGTACCATTTGAGGAAGAAGAAAACAAGGGAGTAGAAGAATGTTTCAATCGTCCGCTGAATCTGAACAACAGATTGCTGTTCTTTGGCGAGCTTCACAGTATGATACCGCCGCTTTGTGCCTGCATCCGTTACTTTTTGGGGGAAAAATGCCGGATTGCCTATCTTATGACCGATCACGGTGCACTGCCTTTGGAGTTCAGCAAAAATGTTGCCTTCCTGAGGGAAAAAAAGATGCTGGATACGGTCATAACGATCGGCAATGCCTTTGGCGGAGATCATGAATGTGTCAATATCTATACAGGCCTGCAGGCGGCGGCTTATTTGGAAGGCTGTGATATTATCCTGGTGGCCATGGGGCCGGGAATTACCGGCACCGGGACCCGATATGGATTTTCCGGCCTGGAGATGGGCTTTTACCTGGATCTGGCATATCGCCGGGGAGGACAATGCTGTTACATTCCCCGCATCAGCTTTGCCGACAGGAGGAGCCGACATTATGGACTGAGCCACCATTCCCGGACCCTGCTTGGTGAAATTTTGCAGTCACCTATTTCTCTTGTCCTGCCGATTGTAAGGCGAAGGGAGCAGAAATATCTTCTTGAGCAACTCAATCATGCGAATCTTTCCGGCAAATATCCGATGATCCTGTCCGATGGCAGCTATATCCGCACTGCCATGGATGCTTATCAGCTTTCCGTCACCACCATGGGAAGAAATATCGAGCAGGATCCGGCTTTCTTTTATGCAATCGGCGCTGCGGCACGGACAGGATTATCTCAGTTCCATCAAAGGGACGGGTTATAAACCGGGCTTGTCTGACATAAGAATATGCTATGAGACGAAACCATTCGGGGGGTGTCGGGTATGTTCAGACGATTGGGAACGGATATCATCCAGCATATCCGAAAGAACATTGCTCTGTATCTGATTATTTTATTTGCCATGCTGACCGGCGTCCTTTCCGGCTTTTTTACAGCAGGGGCAGTGGATGCTGTACAACGATCTGCCCTGATGGATTATCTGAAAGATTTTTTTCAAAATCTGGAGCAGGAAGGCATTCATCGGAACTCTGTTTTCCTGGAATCCTTATGGCAAAATCTTCAGTGCACCTTTTTCATCTGGCTCTCCGGTCTTTTTCGCTTTGGGATCCCATTCATTTTGCTTTTTGTTGGAATGCGCAGTTTTGTGATCGGCTTTACCTCAGGATTCCTGGTCGGTCAATATCATTTTGGAGGATTCCTGTTTACCCTGCTCTGCATCCTTCCGCAAACCCTGCTCTATATTCTGTGTGTTTTTGGTATTGGAGTCCTGGCATTGGAGCATTCCGTTGACAAGCTGAAGAATCATCGGTTCCAATCGCCCGCGGAACAGCAGAAGAGAAAACGCAGACAGTATACGATAAAGATTGTGATTCTGTTTGCACTGCTTCTGGTGGGAAGCCTGCTGGAGGCTTATATCAGTCCGCTTTTTTTCAAATTGTTCCGCTGGGTTTTTGATTAAGCTTGCAGAGATTGCGGGAAAAAGAAGGATTTTCCTGTTTCTTATTGAATACTATACCATACCCTATTACCGTCACTGCTGTGAGGAACCGCCTGCCCGTCGATCCGGGATGTCACCGATTGAGGACCATAAGGAGTTTTTATCAATGGGATTTTATTTGAATGAGTACCATGCCTATCTGAGGACAGAAAGGGATTTATCTGCAAATACCATGGAGTCCTATTCCGGAGATATTCAACAATACATAGATTTTTTGATTGCAAGGGATATTACGGATATCCGACATACATCCGACGCCGTGGTTGTTTCCTATATGCTGTTTCTAGAGGAGAAAAACAATGCCTCCTCCACTATTCTCCGAAAAATGTCCTCTTTAAGAAATTATTATCGCTATCTTATGGCGCAGCAACGGATCAAAAAGGATCCGATGAACCATTTGAAGACGCCGAAGAGTGAGCGGAAAGTTCCCAGCATTCTGACCTTTGAAGAAGCAACCCGACTGCTGGATCAACCAGGCGGAAGCGACCCCAAATCCCTGCGGGACAAGGCGATGCTGGAGCTTTTATATGCGACGGGCATGCGTGTTTCTGAGCTGATCTCCCTGGATGAAAAGGATCTCGATATAAAAACCGGATACATTACCTGCGGCAGTTCTGCCAGAAAGCGAAGCATTCCCATCGCTCCTTCCGCAATGCAGCATGTGGAAAATTATCTGAATCATGCCAGAAATCAGCTGGTTCAAAATGACGGGGAACCGGCGCTGTTTGTCAATGTCCACGGGAAACGAATGACCCGGCAGGGATTCTGGAAAATCGTCAGGCATTACAAGGAAACAGCACAGATTGATAAGGACATCACGCCTCACACCCTGCGCCATTCCTTTGCCATTCATTTGATCGAAAACGGAGCGGATATCCGATCCGTACAGAAAGTGCTTGGTCATTCTGATATTTCCACAACGCAGATTTATTGTCATTTGAAGAGCGGTAACAGAAAAACGGTTTCTTCCGGTTCTTCCGAAACCCATCTTGCCGGCTCGGAATCCAGGAAATAAACTCCGGATGATTCCTGATTATTTTTATTATTTTATTTGAACTGCTTTGATTGGTTAAGATAAGGAGAGGAAAGGAACAGAAAAGGAGAGGAAAGGAACAGAAAAGGAGAGGAAAGGAACAGAAAAGGAAAATGAACGAGGAAAAGAAAAAATGTGCAGAAAAAGTGATTCTGATTGTGATGGACAGCGTTGGAGTAGGAGAGCTGCCCGATGCGGCGGAATACGGCGATACCGGGAGCAATACCCTCGGCCATATCATCCGGGAAAGGAACGGACTGGATATTCCGAATCTTATCAAGCTTGGAATTGGAAATATCCAGGGAACCGGGATTCCTTATTTTGATCCGTCTCCCATCGGCTGCTATGGAAAAGCCCGGGAAGCCTCCAGAGGAAAGGATACCACTACCGGCCACTGGGAGATTGCGGGGATTCGTCTGGACCGGCCTTTTCCGGTCTATCCGGACGGATTTCCGCCGGAAGTCATGAAAGCTTTTCAGAAAGCCACAGGTGTACCGTCCATGTGGAATAAGCCGGCATCCGGGACAGAAATTATTCAGCGCCTGGGGGAGGAGCATCTGAAAACAGGGAATCTGATCGTTTATACGTCAGCGGACAGCGTATTTCAGGTAGCAGCCCATGAAGACATTGTCCCTGTGGAAACCTTGTACGATTACTGCAGAGCTGCCAGAAAAATCCTGCAGGGGGAGCATGCAGTCGGCAGAGTGATTGCCCGGCCTTTTACCGGAACGCCCGGTCATTTTGTCCGGACAAAGAACCGAAGGGACTTTTCTCTGCCTCCTTTCGGAAAGACGATTCTCGATGTCCTTTTCAATCATGGCATTCCCACGACCGGCATTGGAAAGATCGGTGATATCTTTGCGGGAAGGGGACTTGCGGCATCCCTTCATACCGGGGACAACGAGGACGGCATTCGTACCACCCTTCAGCAGATGAAGGTACGGCAGCCCGGTCTTATTTTTACCAATCTTGTTGACTTTGACATGCTTTATGGTCATCGCAATGATGTCCCCGGATATGCACGAGCCCTGGAAGCATTGGATCGAAGAATTCCGGATCTGATCGGGGCAATGAACGCAGACGATGTTCTGATCCTGACGGCAGATCACGGCTGTGATCCTACGGTACCGGGCACGGATCATACCAGGGAATATATTCCGATCCTTATGTATGGCCAATCCATAAAGCATGGAGTGAATCTGGGAACGCGGGATACCTACAGTGATATCGGCGCTACGGTTCTGGATCTGCTGGGGATTGCACCCTGTCTTCAGGGGTCCAGCTTTCAGGAACAGATTCGGATCTCATAGGAAAAGGATCACGGACAGAAAGAGAGGCATCAAATGTACAGGGAAGCAGCAGATTTTATCCGAAAGCAACTGCCTCAGGATATGGCACCGAAAATTGGACTGGTTCTCGGCTCCGGGCTCGGTACCCTGGCAGACTCCATGGAAGATCCGATCCTTGTGGATTATGGATCGGTTCCGGGCTTTCCGCATTCCACGGTGGAGGGACACAAAGGGCGATTTGTCATCGGGGATTATCAGGGAAAGCCGATACTGATCATGCAGGGACGTTTTCATTATTATGAAGGGAAGGAAATGGAAGAAGTCATCCTTCCGATTCGGATGATGAGAGATCTTGGCATAGGGACTCTTGTTCTCACCAATGCCGCCGGCGGTATCAATACGGATTTCCGGCCGGGCGACATCATGCTGATCACGGACCATATCAATTTAAGCGGGACAAATCCACTGCGCGGCGAAAATTACAAAGAATTTGGCCCCAGATTTCCGGATATGAGCAATGCATATGACTCCGGGCTGAGGCAAATCACACTGGATGCCTCAGAACGGCTTGGAATTTCAATCCGAACCGGCATTTATGCCATGATGCAGGGACCCAGTTACGAAACTCCTGCAGAGATCCGAATGCTTCGCATGCTGGGTGCGGATGCTGTCGGGATGTCCACCGTTCCGGAAGTTCTGGCAGCTGTCCATGCGCAAATGAAAGTTCTTGGAATTTCCTGTATTACCAATATGGCTGCTGGTATTTTAAAGAAATCACTGACGCATCAGGAGGTTCTGGAGACGGCAAATCAGTCAAAAGATAAATTTATCCAGCTGATCAATGCTGTGATTGCGGCACTTTGACAAAAGTATAACTACCTTCCTTGTGGGAAACATATTGACAGGAAGCAAACAAGGAGGGATAGAATGAAGAGATTCCGATACCGCTGTCTTATATGGTTTCTTACTTTTTTACTGGCAATGTCAGGCGTGTCCATAGCCTGTGCGGAGCAACCCCTGGATATCGAGTCAAAATCTGCAGTATTGATGGATGATGGAACCGGTACGGTCCTGTATGAGAAGAATTCCCGTGAAAAGTTGCAGATCGCAAGCGTAACCAAAATTATGACCATATTGCTTGCACTGGAGGAGATTGACGGGGGCAGGCTGAAGCTGGACGAACCCGTGAGTATCAGCGAAAATGCTGCATCCATGGGGGGATCTCAGGTATTCCTGCATCCCGGGGAAAAGTTGACAGTGGATGCACTGATGAAAGCGATTGTTGTAGCCTCAGCAAATGATGCCAGCGTTGCCATGGCAGAAAAAATATCCGGTGCTCACGAAACCTTTGTCAGGCGCATGAATGAAAGGGCCGGGGAACTGGGTATGACCGATACCCATTTTGTGAACGCCACAGGTCTGCCTGCAGAGAATAGTTATTCCACCGCATATGATGTCGCTTTGATGTCCAGAGAGCTTTTGAAGCATTCCCTGTTTTTCCGTTGGAGCACCATCTGGGTGGATACCCTGGAGGAAAGCCGGAATAAAACGGAATTGGCAAATACGAACCGCCTGATCCGTTTTTATGAAGGAGCCGATGGCATTAAGACCGGATCCACTCAGGATGCAGGTTATTGCCTGTCTGCCACAACAAAGAGGGGAAATATGAGGCTGCTGTCTGTGATATTGAATGCGCCAACGACTCACTCCCGCTTTTCGGAAGCAACAAAATTGCTGGATTATGGATTTGCCGGTTATGAAACCGTACCTGTCCTGAAAAAGAATCAGGTCATTCAGGACAAGATCCCCATATCCGGTGGCAAAGGGGAAATGATTCGGGGAATTGCGCCGAAAGCCATGGGGATTCTGATCAAATCCGGGGATCCTAAAAAGTTTGAAAAGGAGATACTGCTGGAGAAAGAACTCAGGGCACCCATAGATAAAGGACAGAAGATCGGTACATTGAAGATCCAGCAGGGGAAAAAGGTTGTACAATCCATGGATATTGTTTCCGATCAGAAGATTGAAAAAGCCGGCTTCGGGGATTATTTTATCAAAATTTTCAACAAATGGGTAAGAAAATAGTGTCTTTTGAGAAGAAGATCCGATCCGGAAAGAAAGAAGCAGGACCAAAGATAAGAAAAAGCCAGACAGGTGAAAGAAGTTTTATTAAAAAAGTGTGCCCGGGCACACTTTTTTATGTTATAATAAATATAATTGTATTTTTTGGAGGAAGACATATGTTTCCAAATCCCAAGGAAATTTTGATACGTCTTCCGGCTGTGTTTTTAGCTATGTCCTTCCATGAATTCGCTCATGCATGGACTGCAGACCGCCTGGGAGATCCTACACCGCGCAGGAGTGGCCGCCTTACCCTGGATCCGTTGGTCCATGTGGATTGGGTCGGACTGCTTCTGTTCGTTTTTTTCGGGTATGGATGGGCCAGGCCTGTGACGATAAACCCCTCCAATTTCCGAAACAGGAAATGGGGCGATATTCTTGTATCCCTGGCCGGGCCTCTGGTCAACCTCCTGCTGGCAGTCCTTGCTGCTGTCGTTTATGCTGTGCTGATGGACTTTTATGCGTCTTTCAGGTATATGAATGTGATACTTGGCATAGTGGATAACATTATCTATCTGAATGTTCTGTTTTTTCTGCTGAACCTGATTCCCATTCCGCCCTTTGATGGGTACCATGTGTTGAAGGATCTTTTGTTCCGGAAAAACGTCCGATTTTTTGCAAAATATGAACAGTACAGCATTTTTATTCTCTTTGCCTTTGTTTTGTTTGGAATATTCGATTTCACCCTCCGGAAGCCGGCTTCCCTAGTCTATCAACAGCTGGTCTCTTTCGGACTTGCCCTGATGTCCTTATTCCGATAAGATTGCGGGGAGATGCAATAATGTCGTATCTTGTAAAACTGGATCAATTTGAAGGCCCTCTGGATCTGCTCCTTCATCTGATCTCCAAGTCTAAAGTTCAGATAGAGGACGTGTCCATTACGGAGATTACGGAACAGTATCTGGAAACACTACATGAAATGAAGCAATTTGATATTGAGATTGCCAGTGAGTTTCTTGTCATGGCATCCACCCTCCTGTATATCAAATCCTGTCTTCTGATTCCTAAAAGCAAACCGGATCCGGAGGAAGGGGAGGAAACCGATCCAAAGCAGGAGCTGATTACCAGACTCCGGGAGTACCGTAGATACAAGGAGGCAGGAAATTGGCTCAGGAAAAGAGAAGTGTATTATTCCAGGGTATTCTATAAGCTTCCTGAGGAGGTTCCTGTTGAGGAAAGGAAGGAGTTCCTCCCTCCCGACGTTTCTCCTGCACTTCTGTGTCAGACCCTCGTGAAGCTTCTTGACAATGTAAAAAACATGGAGAAAAGAAAGGGAAGAGATCTTCCGGTGGTTCAGGAAATCAAGCGGGATCCCGTCCTGTTGACAGAACGGGTTACCCAGCTGAGAGAATATTTTTATCAATGTGCTCAGACCACCTTTTTTAAAATGCTTCAAAGCGGAGACCGGATCAATACGAAGGATGAAATTATTGTCACCTTCCTTGCTTTGCTGGTATTGCTGAAAGAGAATGATATCGTCCTGCAACAGGAATATCCTTTTGAGGATATTCAGATCAATAGGAAAGGAGTCGTGTATGGATGAAAGGGAAAGGATGGCCATCGTGGAATCCATCCTTTTTGTATCCGGCGATCCCGTGGATATCCGGGACATCGCGAAAATATTAGACATGGATCTGCGTCCGGTCCGTAAACTCATGGGAAAATTGACAGACTGCTATGACTTTGAGCGGCGCGGTCTTCAGATTATCCGGGTGAATGATACGTATCAGCTGGCGACCCGGCCGGAGTTCAGTTCCTATATCGAAAAATATATCGGTCAGCAATCCATGCAGGGCTTGTCTCAGGCCTGTCTGGAGACCCTTGCCGTCATTGCTTACCGTCAGCCGGTTACAAAGAGCGATATGGAAGCCATTCGCGGAGTAAAATGTGATCATACCGTGACAATTCTTCAAAACCGTGGCTATATTCAGGAAGTGGACAGGCTGGATACACCGGGGCGTCCGTATCTCTATGGAACGACGGACCTTTTTCTGCGCAGTTTTGGGCTTTCCAGCATCGAAAATCTTCCCCCTCTGGACCCGGGTCAGCCGGAATCCGGCGCTTCCTGACCGAACCTCTCTTCCCAACGTATTTTATTTCTGAATTGAGAAAAAATAGAAAAAAGCGTTGGGGTGATGATGGATTGTACCTGTTTCTTTTTCTTGCCATACTGCTGGGATTTCTGCTTGCTCTGCTTTTGAGGAAGACGCAGCTGGAGATAAGCATTATCATTAGGAACGGGAAAAATCGTTCTTTTCTTATCCTCTGCATGCTGAAATTTATCAGAATCCGTATCAATTTGCCGGTACGGAAAGGTAAAAAGGGCAGGAGAGG includes these proteins:
- the scpB gene encoding SMC-Scp complex subunit ScpB codes for the protein MDERERMAIVESILFVSGDPVDIRDIAKILDMDLRPVRKLMGKLTDCYDFERRGLQIIRVNDTYQLATRPEFSSYIEKYIGQQSMQGLSQACLETLAVIAYRQPVTKSDMEAIRGVKCDHTVTILQNRGYIQEVDRLDTPGRPYLYGTTDLFLRSFGLSSIENLPPLDPGQPESGAS
- a CDS encoding segregation/condensation protein A, whose translation is MSYLVKLDQFEGPLDLLLHLISKSKVQIEDVSITEITEQYLETLHEMKQFDIEIASEFLVMASTLLYIKSCLLIPKSKPDPEEGEETDPKQELITRLREYRRYKEAGNWLRKREVYYSRVFYKLPEEVPVEERKEFLPPDVSPALLCQTLVKLLDNVKNMEKRKGRDLPVVQEIKRDPVLLTERVTQLREYFYQCAQTTFFKMLQSGDRINTKDEIIVTFLALLVLLKENDIVLQQEYPFEDIQINRKGVVYG